From Mesotoga infera:
AAAAATGAAAGCGATCGCGGAGCCAAGAAGAATTATTGGTGCAATCCCTAGACCGATGAAAGCGCCTCCCATGATCGCCTTTATCTCCGTTCTTCCTCTGGCATTTCCAGCTGAGAATTCTGCCAGTTTAGCGTAAGATTCCGGTCTTAATACTATGTAGACGCCAATGACGGAAGTAAGGATTGCTATAATGAACCTAATGATAGTAAACGCTATCTCGATCGCCTCCCAAAGTTATATAAACATTCTATCAATCGTTGATGTTAATCAGTATTACCTGCGGATAAAGAACATTCTGAAGAATATGACAAGATAGACAGTGTTGCTCCATATTGGAGTAAGTAAGCAAAGAGACTGCTATACCAATCAGTGGAACGAATATTTGGAAAACATAAATCTTTCGATAGTAAACCAAATCAATGCTCTGGAG
This genomic window contains:
- a CDS encoding DUF4345 domain-containing protein, whose translation is MEIAFTIIRFIIAILTSVIGVYIVLRPESYAKLAEFSAGNARGRTEIKAIMGGAFIGLGIAPIILLGSAIAFIF